Genomic DNA from Comamonas antarctica:
GTGATGGTGGCCTCGACGCGCATGGACCTTGTCAACATCGACGATCCGTTCGATGTCATCCTGCACCAGGTCATCTCCACGGCCCATTCGCGCTTTCCCATCTACCAGGGCGAACGCGAGAACATCATCGGCATCCTGCTGGCCAAGGACCTGCTCAAGCTCCAGCGCGCGCCCGAACTCAACCTGCGCGCCCTGCTGCGCCCCGCGGTCTTCGTGCCCGAGAGCAAGGGCCTGCACGACCTGCTGCGCGAATTCCGCGGCAACCGCAACCACCTGGCCATCGTCATCGACGAGTTCGGCCGGGTCGCCGGCCTGGTCACCATCGAGGACGTGCTCGAGGAGATCGTCGGCGAGATCGAGGACGAATTCGACATTCCCGAGGACGAGGGCGACATCTTCGCGCTGGCCGACAACAGCTACCGCGTCTCGGGCAGCACCCCGGTCGAGCGCGTGGCCGAGGCGTTTGACGTGGTCCTGCAGGCCACCGATCCCGAAGAGGACTTCGAGACCATCGGCGGCCTGATCGCGCACGAGATGGGGCATGTGCCCAAGCGCGGCGAATACATCCAGATGATGGGCCTGGGCTTCACCGTGCTGCACACCAAGGGCGGCGCGGTGCGCTGGTTCCGCGTGGTGCGCGAGCACGCGCCCGACAGCCTGGTGGGCAACTGAACGCATGCAATCGTCCTTGACCGGCCGCCTGGCCTTCTGGCTGGGCGCGACCGCCGCAGGCGTGGCCCAGGCGCTGTCCACGGCCTGGCCGGCCGGCGGCCAGCCGCTGTGGTGGCTGCAGATCCTGTCGCTGGCGCTGTTTGCGCACGGCCTGCGCGGCGCCATGCCGGCGCGCCGCGCCGCGGGCTATGCCTGGCTGTTTGCCACCAGCTGGCTGGCCGCGACTTTCTGGTGGCTGTTCATTTCCATGCATACCTATGGCGGCCTGGCCGCGCCGCTGGCGGTGCTCGCGGTGCTGGGCCTGGCGGCCTTTCTCGGCAGCTACTACGCGCTCGCGGCCTGGGCCTTCGTGCGCCTGCGGCCCGCGGGCGCACGGGCGCCGGCATTGCTGTTCGCGGCCTGCTGGACGCTGGCCGAACTCGCGCGCGGCAGCCTCTGGACCGGTTTCCCCTGGGGCGCGGGCGGCTATGCGCATGTCGAGGGGCCGTTGTCGGTCCTGCCGCGCTGGCTCGGCGTCTATGGCACCGGAGCGGTGGCGGCGGCGCTGGCCTATGCGCTGGGCGGCCTGCGGCCCGTGCATCTGCGCCAGCCGCGCGCGTGGGCGCTGGCGCTGGGCGCAGCAGCACTGCTGGGCGGCCTGTTCTGGCAGCGCGGCTGCGCGCTGCGCGCCTGCCTGGCCGATGCACCCGCGGCGCAGCCGCGCGTGCTCAGCGTGGCGCTGCTCCAGGGCAATATTCCACAGGACGAGAAGTTCGAGCCCGGCAGCGGCGTGCCGCTGGCGCTGGAATGGTATGCGGCGGCGCTGCGCTCGAGCACGGCCCAACTCGTGGTGGCGCCCGAAACCGCGATTCCGCTGCTGCCCCAGCAGCTGCCGTTCGACTACATGCCCAAGCTGCAGGCGCATTTCAGCCAGGGCCCGCAGGCCGCGCTGATCGGCATCCCGCTGGGCAATCCGATCGAAGGCTATGCCAATTCCGTGATCGGCCTGGTGCCGGGCCAGGAGCCGGTGTACCGCTACGACAAGCACCACCTGGTGCCGTTCGGCGAATTCATTCCGCCCATGTTCCGGTGGTTCACGGAAATGATGAATATCCCGCTGGGCGACTTCAACCGCGGCGGCCTGGCCCAGCCCTCGATGGCCTGGGCCGGGCAGCGGCTCGCGCCCAACATCTGCTACGAGGATCTGTTTGGCGAGGAACTCGGGCTGCGCTTTCGCGATCCGACCACGGCGCCGACGATTTTCGTCAACGTCAGCAACATCGGCTGGTTTGGCGACAGCGTCGCCATCGACCAGCATCTGGCCATCAGCCGCATGCGCGCGCTCGAGTTCGAGCGGCCGATGCTGCGCGCCACGAATACCGGCGCCACGGTGATCATCGACCACCATGGCAACGTGACCCAGGCGCTGGCGCCGCATGTGCGCGGCGTGCTGTCGGGCGACGTCGAAGGGCGCGAAGGCCTCACGCCGTTCGCACGCTGGGTGCGCTGGGCCGGACAGCTGCCGCTGTGGCTGCTGGCGGCGCTGGCGCTGGCCGGCGCCTTCTGGAGACAGCGGACCTGCCCCCGTGGCAAGTAGACTGTCATGTTTTGAATACCTGTGTTCTGAGGCATTTGCAGGGTCTTTGTGCTTTCACGGGACGCCCGTGGGCAGGATAATGCGCGCCTGTGGCGCATGCGAAATGCAGCGGACCACACGACAATGAAGCGGTGACCCCCGCCGCTGTGGAGCAAGTTTGATAATGGCCGATTCCTTTTCCTACCAGCAACTGATCGCCTCCGGCGAGGGCAAGCTGTTCACTCCTGATTCCGGGCGCCTGCCTTTGCCTCCCATGCTGATGTTCGACCGCATCACGCACATCGACAGCGACGGCGGCGAGCATGGCCTGGGCAAGATCGTGGCCGAGCTGGACGTGAACCCCGACCTGTGGTTCTTCAAGTGCCACTTCCAGGGCGATCCGGTGATGCCGGGCTGCCTGGGTCTCGATGCCATGTGGCAGCTGATCGGCTTCTACCTGACCTGGCTGCGCCTGCCCGGCCGCGGCCGCGCGCTGGGCGCCGGCGAAGTCAAGTTCACCGGCGAAGTGGGTCCTGACGTCAAGCTGGTCACCTATGAAATCGACATCAAGCGCCTGATCAAGCGCAAGCTGAACATGGCCATCGGCGACGCCCGCCTGTATGCCGACGGCCAGCTCATCTATACGGCCACCGACCTGCGCGTGGGCCTGTTCATGCGCGAAGGCAAAACCGAAGGATCTGCAGAATGAAGCGTCGGGTTGTGATCACGGGCACGGGCATCGTCTCGTGCATCGGTAACGACAATGCAACGGTCGAGGCCTCGCTGCGCGAGAGCCGTTCGGGCATCCGCGCGATGCCGGAGTTTGCAGAACTGGGCATGCGCAGCCAGGTGGCCGGCATTCCCCAGATCGATCTCGAGGCGCATATCGACCGCAAGCAGCTGCGCTTCATGGGCGATGCCGCGGCCTTTGCGCAGATCGCGCTGGCCCAGGCCATTGCCGAATCCGGACTCACACCCGAGCAGGTTTCCCATCCGCGCACCGGCCTGATCATGGGCTCGGGCGGCGGCTCGCCGGCCAACCAGATCGAAGCCGCGGACACGCTGCGCGAAAAGGGCATCCGCCGCGTCGGTCCGTACCAGGTCACGCGCTGCATGAGCTCCACGGTGTCGGCCTGCCTGTCGACGAATTTCGGCATCAAGGGCATCAACTATTCGATCACCTCGGCCTGCTCCACGTCGGCCCACTGCATCGGCTCGGCCGCGCAGCAGATCGCCTGGGGCATGCAGGACGTGATGTTTGCGGGCGGCGGCGAAGAGCTGTCCTGGGGCATGTCGCTGCTGTTCGACGGCATGGGCGCGATGTCCAGCAAGTACAACGCCACGCCCGAGAAGGCCTCGCGCGCCTATGACGCCAACCGCGACGGCTTCGTCATCGCGGGCGGCGGCGGCGCCGTGGTGCTTGAAAGCCTCGAGCACGCGCTGGCGCGCGGCGCCAACATCCTCGGCGAGGTCGTGGGCTTCGGTGCCACCTCCGACGGCGAGGACATGGTTGCGCCTTCGGGCGACGGCGCCATTGCCTGCATGCGCCAGGCCATCGAGGGCCTCGAAGGCCCGATCGACTACATCAACACCCACGGCACCTCGACCCCGGTCGGCGACGTGCCCGAACTGCGCGCCATCCGCGAAGTGTTCGGTGAACAGATCCCCCCGTTCTCGTCCACCAAGTCGCTGACCGGCCACTCGCTGGGCGCGACCGGCGTGCAGGAGGCCATCTACTGCCTGCTGATGCTCAACAAGGGTTTCATTGCCGGCTCGGCCAACGTCGAGACGCCCGACCCGGCCGTCGAAGGCATGCCGCTGGTCACCGAAACCCGCGACGCCTCGCTGCGCCAGGTGCTGTCGAACAGCTTTGGCTTTGGCGGCACCAATGCGAGCCTGGTGCTGAGGCGCTGGGAAGGCGCGTAAGCGCCAGCGCTGCGCCCTGAAGCAACAAAGCCTCCTGGCCGCAAGGCCAGGAGGCTTTTTCACAGGAGCTGCCGGGTTCTCTCAGTACAGCTCCACCTGCAGGTCCTCGACCTGAGCAGACGGCGTGTCGCGCGCGGTGAGATAGACCAGGCCCTTGAGCGCAAGCGCCGGCACAGGCACGACTTCGGTGAACGTGAGCTCATCTGCGCTGCAGTCGACCAGCCGGTAGTAGGGCTCACCCGCATCCCAGTTGATCTGTGCGACAAAATGCCCGCCGCCGGACGCGCAACGCAGGTGCACTGTGTAGCGCGCCTGCGAAGCGCGCTGCGTGGGCACCGACGCCAGTATCTGGGGTTGCGGCGTGGCCGTGATGCCGGCCGCGGAAACCGGCAGCAGCAGTTGCTCGGCACGGGCACGGCGCATATCGAACAGCGGGCGGTAGGGGGTGGGAACCGACCCGACACGGTACAGCGTGAAGCTGCCTTCGCGCGCAAGTGCCATGCCATGGCTGCTCAGATACGCGTGCAGCCAGGCCAAAGGCGTGCCGTGCTTCCTGGGCGGCGCCATGTTCAGGATGATGAAATCGACTTTCTCATCATCGAGAAAGCGTGCCACGTCGGCTGTGCCGGCAATGGCGGCAAAGCGTGCCTCGCGGGCCGGCGCATACCAGTTGAGGTAGAGCGCCGTACCGTGCAGCGTGGCGCCCGAAGGCGCATCTGGGGAATACAGCACGCGCGCGCCCGGCGCGCGGCGGTTGACTTCGGCGGTCAGCACGGCTGCCGGCGCATACAGGCGCGTCAGCTGCTCCTGGCCGGCGGCCGTGTAGGCAGTCTGCGCCGCTGACTGCATGCGCCAGGAAGTGTCCTGGTAGAAATACAGGTTCAGGGCGGTGCACAGCAGCACCAGCACGGCCGGCACCGCAGGCCACCAGCGTGCCCTGCCGATGAACAGCGCCGCCAGCAGCACTCCGGCGATCGGCATGACCGGAAACAGGTAGCGCCAATACTGCGTCGCCGAGAACATGATCAGGCCAAAGCCCAGCAGCGGCAGCAATGCCAGGCGAAAGCCGGCAGGAACGCTCCGGCGCCAGGCTGCGGCAATGGCCAGCGGCAGCAGCACCAGGAACTGCCAGCCCGCGGTGAAGTCGCCGCTTTCGAAGAAGCGGGAAGTTTCAAAGAAGGCGCGCACATAGCTGCGCAGGCTGAAACCATGTATCCACTGCGTGTCGCTGAAGTTGCTCGCAGGCGCGAACGGCGAATGGAACACGGCGTTGTACAGCGGGAAAACCGGGTTGCCGGTGAGCCGCCAGGCAACGCCGTAGGAGTGCAATGCCACAAAGCCCAGGAGCAACAGCAACAGCAGCGCCGGCCAGCGCAGGCGCGGCAGCGCGCCTGGAACGTCGGATCGCAGTTGCCACCAGCGCAGCGCCAGAGTCGCGAGCAGCATCACTCCGAGCACGGCGCCCGGCAGCTTGATGGCGGCGCACAGCGCGGCGCTGGCCAGCACGCCCAGCACATGCTGGCCGCGCCAGCCGCCACGCGCCTCGAGCGCAAGGCGCAAGCCGGCGAGCGCGACCACGGCCAGCAGCAATTCGGTCTGCAAGGAAAACAGCAGGTTGCCCAGCATCGGAGTGCTGGCCATCAATACTACGAGCAGCCATTGCACCCAGGACGGAGTACCCAGGCGCTGCAGCGTGCGCGCCATCAGGGCCAGCAGCGCCAGTGCCAGCGCGAGGTTCAACGCGCTACGCGCATCCGCATCAGCCATCAGCGACAAGCCGGCATGCAGCAAGTCGGTGGCAAACGGAGCGGTTGCCCAGATCTGGCTGCCGACATCGAACAACGCGCGGCGCTCGTCCAGCAGCTCGGTCCATAGGCGCAAGTGCAGCGCGTGGTCGTCATAGCTCAGGCTGGGGAAACTGGCCCAGCGCAGAGACCAGCCGATCACTGCGATACCTGCTGTCCAGGCCCACAGGGGAATCGACCGCATCCATCCGTGCAGGTCCGATGCGCGGGTGCGCAGATCGCTCCAGACCCCGGCCGGCAGCAGCGGCAGCCATAGCAATGGCAACAGGCCCAGGCCCAGGTACAGGCCGCGGACATTGATGGGGAAATGCAGCATCGCTCCCCAGACTGCGAGCCAGATGCTGGCACCCAGCAGCACTGCCTCGGTGGCGCTCGCGGCACCCGCTGGTGGCTTCGAGCGCACGTGGTGCAGCAGCGCCATGCCCAGCGACCATGCGCTCAGGCCGCCGGCGGCGACGATGGCGGCCGGACCGGTGCCGACACCGACCACCAGCCAGACCAGCATCAGGCACAGCAGCGCCAGGTGGGCGAAGCCGGGCAGCAGAACCGCCAGCAGGCCGCCACACAGCGCTACGCCGACGGGCCATGTCAGGCCGTCGCTCACCATCGCATCCAGCATGGCAGAGCTGTCGAGCAGATAAAGCGGTGCAGCCAGTGCCAGCAGGCCAGCCGCCAGTGATGCGGGGATCTTGGGACTCATCAGTCAGGTTCTCGCAGAAACATTAGGGGCCGGCGTACCGGCCGCTCATCACCGGTAGACCCAGTGCTTTCCCAGCAGATAGCCATTGATGGCAACGAAGGGCAGCGAGACGATCTTTCCAGCCAGGGGCATATCCAGCCAGGCATGGAACAGCGATACGACAAGAAGCGTCAGCGCGTAGTTGGCAAGCACCAGCACCAGGTAGCGCGCCAGTGCGCGGTGCGAGTAGCCGGCCCGGAATGTGACATGGGCATGCAGGAGGAAGTTGACGGCCAGCCCGGCAACGAAGCCGGCGGTGGTGGCGACCATGTAGTGGGCGCCAAGCCGGCTGAGCAATTGCATCAGTCCGATATCGATCAGTGCGCAGGCCACGCCTACGCCGATGTAAACGGCAAACTGGCGCATGGCCATCAACCCGGCCGGCGTGCCAGGCGGGTATGGATGGGGCGCCGCGGCACGGCGGCAATGTCATACGACATGAACGCCAGGATCAGCTGCAGGCCCATCAGCGCCGGCAAGGCGGCCAGCATGACCGTGCCGGCGGGCGTGGACAGCCCCAGATGGGTGGAGTGGCTCCAGTGATAACCGCCATAGGCGAGACCGAAGGCGAGAAACATGACGCCCAGAGGCAGTTCCAGCGACGCCAGCGACATGTCGCGCAGATAGTAGTTGTAGAAGATCCGTTTGAAGAAATTGCGCAGATGCTTCACCAGGAACTCGCCGGCAATCTTGGAGATCTTCAGGTTGCTGACCTCGTCGCCATACTTCGCATCCATGGGAATATCCACCACCACAGCCCGCAGCGTGTTGAGGCGGAACAGCATATCCGTCTCAAAGAAATAACGGCGGCTTATCTTGCCGAAAGGCAGGTGGCGCGCCGCGTTGGCGTGGATGGCGGTATATCCATTGGTGGGATCAAACAAATTCCAGTAGCCCGACGAGAGCTTGCACATCAATGACAGCACCGCATTGCCGAAAAGCCGCATCTTCGGCATCGCGCGGATATTTTCCAGATCGAAGAACCGGTTGCCTTTGGTGTAGTCGGCCTCGCCCTCCAGGATCGGCGCGACGAAATCGCCAATCAACGCCGGGTCCATCTGGCCATCGCCGTCGACCTTGACCAGCACCTGCATGCCGTCGGCAATTGCCGCCTGATAGCCGGTCATGACCGCACCGCCCACACCCTGGTTCTGTGCATGCCGCAGCACCACGACGCGAGGATCCTGGCAGTGGGCCGCGACGAAATCACCCGACTGGTCGGGGCAGCAATCATCCACCACATAGATGCGGGTGACCTCAGGTCCGATGGCCGCCAGGACTTCCAGGATATGGGCGCGCACCTTGTAACTCGGGATGATGACGGCGATATTCTGCGGAGTTTTCATGGGGTGAAGGAAAAAGGGGCGCAGAGCGGCGCAAACGGTGCGTGCGGCGGGCGCGGGGCGCTGTGCAACCCCGGTTCCGTACCGCAGGCATTATGTGAATCAAGGCCTTGCCGGATGACAGGGGATTTTACTGAATCGCCGCAATACGCAGAGCCCAGTCAGCGCCGGCGGTGATTCAGGGCCGATAGGAATGCGGTTTCCATGTCCCCCACTTCTTCTCGTAGATCGCCTTGTTGCGCTCGACCAGCGCGCGCCGCTTCTCGTCGTTCATCTTGTTGAAGGATGCCGACAGATGGTGGTGCACGAACACATCCTCGGCGCAGGCAATCTGCAGGCCTTCGGCTTCGACCTTGCGGCAGTAGTCGTCGTCCTCGAAGAAGCCCAGGCCATAGTCTTCGCTGATGGCGCCGCAGCGCTCGTAGGTCGAGCGCGGCAGGATCGTGCAGAAGAACGCGACGTTGTGCATCGGGTAGCGTTCGCCCATGTGGGCCAGCGTGTAGTTCAGCGCCGTGGCCGGCATGTGGGCCAGGTCGGGATAGCTGATCTCGATGCGCGCCTCGTTGCCGATGTTGCCGGTCACCGGCCCGAGCAAGCCCAGCGCAGGCTCGCGCTCGAAGTGGCGCAGCAGCGTCAGCACCCAGCCGGGGGTGACCACGGTATCGTTGTTCAGCACCACCAGGTAGTCGCCGGTGGCAATTTCCAAGCCGACGTTGTTGCCCGCGGCGAAGCCCAGGTTTTCGCTGTTGAGCACCATGCGCACTTCGGGATGGCGCTGGCCGAACGCTTCGAGATACGCCGGTGTGTCGTCCGTCGAGGCGTTGTCGACGACGATGACCTCGAGGTTGGGATAGTCGCTGCGCTTGAGCACGCTGTCGAGGCAGGCACGCGTCAGGTCCAGGTTGTTGAAGGTGAGAATGATGACGCTGACGCGCGGCAGCTGGATTTTCGCCAGGCCCTCGAGCAACTGCTCACCCCGGTGGCTCCAGGTCTGCTCGACCGCGAAGCTGCGCCTTGCGGCGGCGTTGCGCGCAGCTTCTTCACCCGACTCGCGCAGCGCGGCGCCGGTCAGCGCGATGAAGGCCTCGGTGGTCGCGGCACATCCCACCAGATCGCCGAACTGGCTGACTTCGGGCAGGTCGACGCAGACCACGGGCTTGCCTGCGGCGAGGTATTCGTAGACCTTGACGGGATTCGTTGCCAGGGTCAGCGGAATTACCTGGAAGGGCAACAGGCAGACATCGAAGGCATAGAGGTAATACGGCAGCCTGGCGTAAGGCACTTCGCCGGTGAACTCGACATTGGGCAGGTCCGCGAGCTGTTTTTGCGCTCCGACCGTATCGTTGCCCACCAGCAGCACCAGGCAGTCGGGATGGGCCAGCGCGACGGCGCGCAGCAGTTCCAGGTCGAACCACTCGGCGATCGCACCGTAGTAGCCGATGATCTTGCGGCCCTTCGCATCCACATAGGTCTGCGCAGGCGGCTCGGAGAAATGCGCGTACTCGGCGGCATTGCGGACCATGGCCACGCTGGGGTTGTAGCCGCGCGCGAAGTCCTCGAGCCAGGACGAGGTCACGGTGACCAGGTCGGCACCGGCCAGCATTTGCTTTTCGATCGCCATGAGCTTCTCGGGCACATTGCCGAAGCCTTCATGGTGGTCCATGCAGTCGTAGATGCGATAGGTGTTCGGCAAGCGCGTGACCAGCGGATACCAGTAGGCATGCTGCACCAGGGAAAGGCTTGAAAGCGCGCCGAAATCGTGGATCACCTGCGCCATGCTCTGTTGCAGCTGTGCCAGGGCGGCGTCGGACGGCGCATCGAAATAGATGGCCGGAGCGCCCTTGACATGCAGCTTGATCTGGTAGAGCGCAGCCGCGCCCGGCAGCTGCTCCAGCTGATAGCCGGGTTCGTCGGCATCGATGAAATGGTTGCTGAAGTAGAACACCCTGCGGCCGGCATCGGCAAGGCTGCGCGCGATGTGTTGCGGGCGCTGGATGCGAAAGCTCCAATCGATCACGGCAAACACGAAGACATCGCGTTCACTGTCGACGAACTGCTTGTCGGCCATCTGCAGCACGGCCGCACTGAGGGGCCGCTGCTGCGGCGCCTGCGGCTGCACGGATGCGCGCAGCGGCCGGATGATGGAGAAGAACTGCTCGCGCAGGCGTTGCTTGGTGGCCATCGACAGCGGCAGGGCGCGCAGCGTGCGGCGGGCAAAACCCAGCGCCGTTTTCTTCAGCGCATAGCGGACCGGACGCTTGCCGATGCGGTCGGCCCAGTCGGAAATCTGGAACAGCGTGGCATTCAGGCTGGCCATCTGGCCCTCGCGTGCGCAGGCCTCGCGCTGAAGACTGGAAATCTGCTGGTCGCGTTCGGTCAGCGCCTGATGCAGTTGGGCAATCTGGGCATCGCGTTCGGCAAACACCTGACTGATCAGCGTGCTCTGCACCTCGATTTCGGCGGAGGCCGCAATCTGGCTGTCGCGTGCTGCCACCTGCGCGCGCAGCCAGGCCAGGGCGCCAGCGACGTCGTCGCGCCCCAGCTCGCAATCGGCCAGCGTCAGCTTGAGGGTGTCGACCCACTCGCCATCGGCATATACCAGGAAGATCTGCTCACCGCCCCACATCGTATCGGGCATCTGGCGGCAGTCGACCACGCGCGCCCAGACCAGGCGAAAGCCATTGCTCAAGGCCACGGGCACATTGCCCGGGAGGAAGGAATAGAAATGCTCGTCGATGCGCTCGAGTTCGCGGTAGGGCAGCGCCAGCACCACCGCCTTGCCGGCGCGCGTGCCCAATGCCTGCAGAACCTCCCAGGGACGGTGGAAATGTTCGAGCGTGTTCGAGGAGAAGACGATGTCGAAGCGCTCGGCATTGCCCTGCGACGGCTCCAGCCAGTTCTCGGCAACGAAGCGGATCGTCGGATAGCGGCCGGCGGCCTGCGCGATCGCGACTTCGGAGAAGTCGATGCCGGTCACCTGCTGCGGGCCGACATGGCTGCCCAGCACATCGGTGCCGTCGCCCTGGGCGCAGCCCCAGTCGGCGAGCGTCAGGCCGCCGCGCCGCACCTGCTCGATCAGCCATGGGGGCAGGTTTTCCATGGCCAGCCGCGCAAAGAAGCGCGATTGGCGCGGGCCTTGATGGGTTTCCCAATCGCTGGAAAAACGGCCGTCCCAATAGCTGTCTGAATTGATGTCTGAACTGTTTGACATTTATGCCTCTTGCACCGATTGCTGTACCGCCGGCTGGAAGATTCCAAAGAACCGCTGATCGGCCAACGAGGAAAAATAATGCGCGCCCTCGAAATATTCGTAGTAATGGGCGACGTTGCTATGCTCGCGGTTCTCGACCGCGGCGACCAGCAGGTACTTTCCTGTAACCAGCTGGTTGTCCATGCGAAAGCGCACCCGGAAGCATTCGCTCCCGGGCAGTGCCGTGCCTGCGTCATGGGTGGTGGACACCAGCAGGTCGGTTCCCTTGAGATCCTTGATGGAGAAGGCCAGGCTCAGATGCTCGCGCGGAATGTCCGGGGGGATGCGCACATCGATGAGGATCTCCATGGGTTCCCCCCAGCCGATGGTGTCGCGGCGCATGCCGTTGGCATCGCACACCGAGGCCGCCAGGATCACGCCGCGGTGCGACC
This window encodes:
- a CDS encoding glycosyltransferase family 2 protein, translating into MKTPQNIAVIIPSYKVRAHILEVLAAIGPEVTRIYVVDDCCPDQSGDFVAAHCQDPRVVVLRHAQNQGVGGAVMTGYQAAIADGMQVLVKVDGDGQMDPALIGDFVAPILEGEADYTKGNRFFDLENIRAMPKMRLFGNAVLSLMCKLSSGYWNLFDPTNGYTAIHANAARHLPFGKISRRYFFETDMLFRLNTLRAVVVDIPMDAKYGDEVSNLKISKIAGEFLVKHLRNFFKRIFYNYYLRDMSLASLELPLGVMFLAFGLAYGGYHWSHSTHLGLSTPAGTVMLAALPALMGLQLILAFMSYDIAAVPRRPIHTRLARRPG
- a CDS encoding HlyC/CorC family transporter, whose translation is MSDPHSARSSEKEDKRSFLQKVAEFIHPAPESPDELIETLAEAEDNEVIGADARVMLERVIRMADMTAGDVMVASTRMDLVNIDDPFDVILHQVISTAHSRFPIYQGERENIIGILLAKDLLKLQRAPELNLRALLRPAVFVPESKGLHDLLREFRGNRNHLAIVIDEFGRVAGLVTIEDVLEEIVGEIEDEFDIPEDEGDIFALADNSYRVSGSTPVERVAEAFDVVLQATDPEEDFETIGGLIAHEMGHVPKRGEYIQMMGLGFTVLHTKGGAVRWFRVVREHAPDSLVGN
- the fabB gene encoding beta-ketoacyl-ACP synthase I yields the protein MKRRVVITGTGIVSCIGNDNATVEASLRESRSGIRAMPEFAELGMRSQVAGIPQIDLEAHIDRKQLRFMGDAAAFAQIALAQAIAESGLTPEQVSHPRTGLIMGSGGGSPANQIEAADTLREKGIRRVGPYQVTRCMSSTVSACLSTNFGIKGINYSITSACSTSAHCIGSAAQQIAWGMQDVMFAGGGEELSWGMSLLFDGMGAMSSKYNATPEKASRAYDANRDGFVIAGGGGAVVLESLEHALARGANILGEVVGFGATSDGEDMVAPSGDGAIACMRQAIEGLEGPIDYINTHGTSTPVGDVPELRAIREVFGEQIPPFSSTKSLTGHSLGATGVQEAIYCLLMLNKGFIAGSANVETPDPAVEGMPLVTETRDASLRQVLSNSFGFGGTNASLVLRRWEGA
- the fabA gene encoding bifunctional 3-hydroxydecanoyl-ACP dehydratase/trans-2-decenoyl-ACP isomerase; the encoded protein is MADSFSYQQLIASGEGKLFTPDSGRLPLPPMLMFDRITHIDSDGGEHGLGKIVAELDVNPDLWFFKCHFQGDPVMPGCLGLDAMWQLIGFYLTWLRLPGRGRALGAGEVKFTGEVGPDVKLVTYEIDIKRLIKRKLNMAIGDARLYADGQLIYTATDLRVGLFMREGKTEGSAE
- the lnt gene encoding apolipoprotein N-acyltransferase, with the protein product MQSSLTGRLAFWLGATAAGVAQALSTAWPAGGQPLWWLQILSLALFAHGLRGAMPARRAAGYAWLFATSWLAATFWWLFISMHTYGGLAAPLAVLAVLGLAAFLGSYYALAAWAFVRLRPAGARAPALLFAACWTLAELARGSLWTGFPWGAGGYAHVEGPLSVLPRWLGVYGTGAVAAALAYALGGLRPVHLRQPRAWALALGAAALLGGLFWQRGCALRACLADAPAAQPRVLSVALLQGNIPQDEKFEPGSGVPLALEWYAAALRSSTAQLVVAPETAIPLLPQQLPFDYMPKLQAHFSQGPQAALIGIPLGNPIEGYANSVIGLVPGQEPVYRYDKHHLVPFGEFIPPMFRWFTEMMNIPLGDFNRGGLAQPSMAWAGQRLAPNICYEDLFGEELGLRFRDPTTAPTIFVNVSNIGWFGDSVAIDQHLAISRMRALEFERPMLRATNTGATVIIDHHGNVTQALAPHVRGVLSGDVEGREGLTPFARWVRWAGQLPLWLLAALALAGAFWRQRTCPRGK
- a CDS encoding glycosyltransferase yields the protein MSNSSDINSDSYWDGRFSSDWETHQGPRQSRFFARLAMENLPPWLIEQVRRGGLTLADWGCAQGDGTDVLGSHVGPQQVTGIDFSEVAIAQAAGRYPTIRFVAENWLEPSQGNAERFDIVFSSNTLEHFHRPWEVLQALGTRAGKAVVLALPYRELERIDEHFYSFLPGNVPVALSNGFRLVWARVVDCRQMPDTMWGGEQIFLVYADGEWVDTLKLTLADCELGRDDVAGALAWLRAQVAARDSQIAASAEIEVQSTLISQVFAERDAQIAQLHQALTERDQQISSLQREACAREGQMASLNATLFQISDWADRIGKRPVRYALKKTALGFARRTLRALPLSMATKQRLREQFFSIIRPLRASVQPQAPQQRPLSAAVLQMADKQFVDSERDVFVFAVIDWSFRIQRPQHIARSLADAGRRVFYFSNHFIDADEPGYQLEQLPGAAALYQIKLHVKGAPAIYFDAPSDAALAQLQQSMAQVIHDFGALSSLSLVQHAYWYPLVTRLPNTYRIYDCMDHHEGFGNVPEKLMAIEKQMLAGADLVTVTSSWLEDFARGYNPSVAMVRNAAEYAHFSEPPAQTYVDAKGRKIIGYYGAIAEWFDLELLRAVALAHPDCLVLLVGNDTVGAQKQLADLPNVEFTGEVPYARLPYYLYAFDVCLLPFQVIPLTLATNPVKVYEYLAAGKPVVCVDLPEVSQFGDLVGCAATTEAFIALTGAALRESGEEAARNAAARRSFAVEQTWSHRGEQLLEGLAKIQLPRVSVIILTFNNLDLTRACLDSVLKRSDYPNLEVIVVDNASTDDTPAYLEAFGQRHPEVRMVLNSENLGFAAGNNVGLEIATGDYLVVLNNDTVVTPGWVLTLLRHFEREPALGLLGPVTGNIGNEARIEISYPDLAHMPATALNYTLAHMGERYPMHNVAFFCTILPRSTYERCGAISEDYGLGFFEDDDYCRKVEAEGLQIACAEDVFVHHHLSASFNKMNDEKRRALVERNKAIYEKKWGTWKPHSYRP
- a CDS encoding GtrA family protein, encoding MRQFAVYIGVGVACALIDIGLMQLLSRLGAHYMVATTAGFVAGLAVNFLLHAHVTFRAGYSHRALARYLVLVLANYALTLLVVSLFHAWLDMPLAGKIVSLPFVAINGYLLGKHWVYR